A window of Clostridioides sp. ES-S-0010-02 genomic DNA:
AATATAAGGCTACAAAAATTAAATTTTACTTAGATGCACCAGTTTCTAATTCTGGAAATCTAAGATATAAGATATTAGAACATGCCAGGGTATGGAAAATTGAAACAGAAGTAGAGCTAGTAAAAAATGCAGATGTTATATTAGAAAAACTTGATAGAGTAGTTAGCAGTGATGCTGTTATAGTTGATAAATGTATAAGTTATTTTAATGTAGCTAGAAGTATAATTGAAGAATATATTAAAGATTGTAATATTGTAAATTTAAATGGATAATAACCTTTAATTATACAGAGTAAGTTTAAAAATAGAAGAACGAATATATATCGAATTTCATAAAGTATTGTAAAAAGACATATGAGAGGATGGGTATGTGTGAAGCTATTTAAAATAAACATTAAAAAATACAGAGCACCTATATATAAATATGCTTTAGTAAATGTAAATTTGAGGTCTGCGAAATCTACAAGTTCAAGTATTATAACTGTAATACCTAAAGGTTCTAAATTAGAGGTTCTAGATGAAGAAGATGATTGGATTAAAGTAATCTACAATTTTCAAGAAGGGTATGTATACAGCGATTTAATATCAGTAAGCGAATATGCTTGGAGTAATTTAAATTTAAGAGAAGATAAGTCTACAACTTCTACTATAATTACAGTAATTCCTGAAAAGTCTAGAGTCGAAGTTCTACAGGTAGAAGGGGACTGGAGTAAAGTTATATATGATGATAAAACAGGTTATGTTTTTAATTATTTCTTGTCAAGTGATGGAAATAAACCTAATGAATTAGATTATAAGTATTTTTACACTGATATGACTAAATTTGTTAATGAAAATAACATTAAAAGTACTAGTGACTATCTAATTACCACAGACCTTAAAAATAAATACACTTATATTTTTAAGAAAGATAATGGAGGTTGGGGTCAATTATATAAATGGGAATGTACTATAGGTAAACCTGAAACTCCAACTATAACAGGTATTTTTTATATAAGTGGGAGAAAACCTTCTTTTGGAACAGATGAGTATTCAGTTAAGTACGCTACTAGAATTAAAGGTGGGTATTATTATCATTCTGTGTTATATAATTCAACAGGAAGTTATATAATAGATGCTAGGCTTGGTGAAGCTCTTAGCCATGGATGTATAAGACTAAGTACAGAAAATGCTAAGTGGATATATGACAATATACCAGACACAACAACAGTTATAATTCATTAAAAATACTATTTATTAATTTTAAAGAGTTTGAAATTAAATTAAAAATATGGATTTAGTTTAGATAATAAGAGAGTGTCTATAATCAAATAAAAATATTTTGAGACACTCCCTTATAAATATACATAATTAATTTATAAGTGTGATTATATTAAGAGATTTTCTTAAATAATTCTATAATTTTGTCTTTATCAAAGAAAACAGGATTGGCTCCAGCACAAGCATCTTTCATAGAATTTTCAGCAAGCAACTCAAAATTAGGATTATCAACACCAACATCTTTTAAAGATTTTGGAATTCCTACCTCTTCTGAAAGAGCTTTTATTTTATCTATTACAAAATCAACACATTCCTTATCTGATTTGCCATGTATATTCATTCCAATAATCTCAGCTATTGGACGGAATTTAGAAGGTGCAGATTTAGCATTTTCTTCTTCAACTATTGGTAGCAACATAGCATTACATACTCCATGAGGTAAATCATATAAACCTCCTAATTGATGAGCCATAGCATGTACATTTCCAAGACCTGCATTACTAAAAGCAATTCCATTTAGAAAACAAGCATAACACATTTGTTCTCTAGCATCTATATCATTACCATCTTTAACAGCTCTAGGAAGATATTCAAATATCTGCTTTATAGAATATAGCGCAGTTGAATCTGTAACATCATAAGCTCCATTAGCCACTACAGCTTCTATAGCATGAGTCAGTGCATCCATACCAGTAGCTGCTGTCAAATTAGCTGGCTTACTAATCATTAATTCTGGGTCATTAACTGTCATTGTAGCTAGTGCATTTGTATCAACCATTATCATTTTTACATGCCTATCTTCATCCGTTATAACATAATTTATTGTAACTTCAGCTGATGTACCAGCAGTAGTAGTTATAGCAACTATAGGAAGACATTTTTTAGAAGTTTTATTTACACCTTCATAATCTCTAATGTCACCGCCATTGGTAGCTAATATAGAAATAGCTTTACCACAATCTTGTGGAGAACCACCACCTATAGTTATAACGAAGTCGCAATTTTCTGATTTTAGTATTTCAAGTCCATTATTGACATTAGTCACAGTTGGGTTTGGTTTAACTTCATCATAAATAGCAAAGTTCACACCTATTTGAGACAACATATCTGTTACTTTTTTTACAGTACCATTTGAAGTTAGAAATTTATCGCTAACGATAAATGCTTTTTTAGTGCCTAAGGATTTAATTGAGTCTTTAGATTCAATAAGACACCCTTTTCCAAGTAAGTTTATTGGTGGTACATAATAGATACTCATAGTTAAAATCTCCTTTTTTGAATTAATTTTTATGTATAATATACATACCTACAATAGTCTTATACTAATTCACATATTAGATATTGGTTTTTGAGGTTAAAATATATATTGTGAGTTTTTATATAAGAACTAAGTTCGTAATTACGATTATGATTAGAATTTAACATAGTATTTTTATCATGTCAATAAAAATATTAAAAATAAAAAAGAGCATAAAAAAACAAAGTTGCTGTAATTAAGTCAGCAACTTTGTTTTTATCAATCTAATTTATTATAATATCTTCATTACGTTCTTCCATCATAGATTGAATATTTTTTTGTGCATTTAGAAGTAATTTTTTTATCAGTTCTATTTTTTCTTCACTAGACCTAAAAAGTGGAAGTGTTACGCTAACAGCGGCCCTTATACATCCGTTTTTTCTTATTGGTACAGCAAGGCATTTTAGGTATTCCATTGATTCTTCACATTCTGAAGCTATTTGAGTTTCACGAACTTCAAGAAGCTGGTCATATAAAATATCAAAGTCAGTAATTGATTTTTTTGTAAATCCTTTTAATCCGTCTGGATATAAATTTATTAGTTTTTCCTTATCAAAATCACATAAAAGTGCTTTACCAAGACCTGTACAATTAGCAGGTATCTTTTTACCAACATAAGAAATAAGTCTAATTGGCTCTGGAGAGTCAACTTTTCCAATATAAAGAACTTCGTTATTGTCGAGTATACCAAGTTGACAAGTTTCAGAACAAGAATTAACTATATTAGTCATTTCATCAATTATGTAGTTAAAAATAGTTCTTTTTTCAAAAAACGAAGACCCCAATGTGTAAGAACGTATACCTATGGAATATTTAGACGTATTTTTATCAATAGTAATGTATTTTCTAGCATTAAGTGTATGAACTATAGGAAAGATACTACTTTTTGGAGCATTGATAGCATCTGCTATTTCTGTAAGAGTATATCCATTCTCAGATTCAGCTAATGCTTCTAAAATATCTAATATCCTAGCTGTTGGGCGATGATTATCTGAAGTCATAAATTTCCCCCTATCTTTGTTAATTTAAAGTGTTAGAATATGTTGATTTTAGCATACTGTGTGATAATTTACAATGTAGAAATAAAATATATGACAGTATGTGCAAATAAGCTTTAATTATAAATATTTATAGATGATTTTTTTGATGAAAATTCATACTAAAAACTTGAAATAATTTCCAAAATATACCTGAGAAAGTGAACTGTATTTAGCTATATAATTTAAGATAAGACAATAATAATCGTATTTTATATGAAAATATCGAAATATTGTGAATTTAGATTATATAAATTGGGATATATAGATGTGAAATGAGAAAAATTACTTTTTATATTTTGCATATAATGAAGATAATTGCTAACTATTGCTATATTATCAGATAATTTGAAAAAATTTTGACAAAAATTTATTTTTTTTATTGACTCATAATTGGGAAAATGCTATCATTAATTCAAAGATTCGTAAATAAAAACTTAGTTCTTAAATACGAACCGAAACGGCCGTTAAAATTAAAGCTAAAAAATTTAATACAAGTAATTAAATATCATGTTTTAGGAGGAGTAACTTTATGATAATGGATTTTATTAAAAAAATTCCTGCAGGTATGATGATAGTTCCAATGTTTATAGCAGCTTTCATTAATACATTTTGCCCAGATATTGTACAAATAGGTTCATTTACAACAGCAGTATTCTCAAGTGTTGGCTCTGCAACTATAATAGGGGTTCAACTAGTATGTCTTGGAACTCAGCTTCAATTTAAAGAAATGCCAAAAGTATTAAAAAGAGGAGGAATACTTCTTGGTTCTAAATTTGCTATAGGTGCTTTAATAGGCATACTTATAGGAAAATTATTTGGAATGGATGGAGTATTAGGTCTTACAACTTTGGCAGTTATAAGTGCAGTTACAAATAGTAATGGTAGTATATATCTTTCATTAATGACTTCATATGGAGATGAAACAGATTGTGCAACTATGAGTTTACTTACTTTGAATGATGGTCCATTTTTTACATTGATAGCTCTTGGGACTTCAGGACTTGCAAATGTTCCATTAATGTCATTATTAGCTGCAATCGTACCAATACTTGTTGGTATGATAATAGGTAATTTTGACAAAAAGATGAAAGAATTTTTAGAACCAGGATGTAATTTATTAGTACCCTTTGTAGGTTTTGCACTTGGAAGTAGCATAAATCTTGCAAGTATATTAAAAGGAGGACTATCTGGAGTATTACTTGGATTAATATCTGTGTTTGTAGGAGGTATATTTATAGTATTCTGTGATAGATTTATAGGTAAACGTCCAGGGTATGCAGGATGGGCTGTAGCTACAACTGCAGGGAATGCAATTGCTGTTCCTGCTGCTGTTGCATTAGTTGACCCAACATGGCAACCATATGTTGCAACAGCTACAACTCAAGTAGCAGCTGCAGTAGTTGTTACTGCAATATTAGTTCCTCTTATAACTAGCTGGTGGGCGAAGAAATATGGATGTCCTAAATTCCCAAAACAAAAAGATGATGGGACAATAGTAGCCTGATGAATACAGATATATAATTGCTAAGATGATTTTGTATATTAATAAAACTATATTATTTATAAAGGAGAATAAAGATAATGATAAATGCAGTGATAATTGATGAAAAAGATAATGTTGCAGTGGCTATTGAGGCAATATCTAAGAATAGTGAAATTAATTTTAAATTAAAAGATAAAACGATAAAGACAATAACAGCTTTAGATGATATAACTATTTATCATAAATTGGCTATAAAGGATATGGCTGAGGGAGATAAAGTTACTAAATATGGAGAACACATAGGAGAAGCTAATCAAGAAATAAAAATTGGTCAACATGTACATATTCACAATGTTAAAAGTGTTAGAGAAGATTTAGATAAACAAATTGTATCGAACATATAAAGTAACATTTATAATTCAATAAAAGTCATATTTAGTATTAAATGATTAAATAAGTAGGATTATAGTTATCTAATTAGCAATAAGAATAAAATTTATAGTACAAGAAAATCAAATAAAGTATGATAAATAGACTATTTTAGGAGGAAATCAATATGAAATTTTATGGATATAAAAGACCAGATGGAAGAGTTGGCATAAGAAATCACATATTAATATTACCTACAAGTGTGTGTGCATCAGATACAACGAGAATTATAGCCTCACAAGTTCAAGGAGCTGTTACTTTTAATAATCAAAATGGCTGTTCTCAAGTAAGTTCAGACCAACAATTAACTATGGATGTTATGGCTGGATATGCAGCAAATCCTAATGTATATGGTGTGATAGTTGTGTCTTTAGGTTGTGAAAATTGTCAAAATGACTTGGTAGTTGATGCAATAAAAGAGAGAACAAATAAACCAATAAAGACTCTTGTAATACAAGAAGAACATGGAACTTTAAAAACTATAGAAAAAGCTGTTCGTTGTGCTAGAGAAATGGCACAAGAAGCTTCTATACTTAGAAAAGAAGAATTCCCAATATCTGAACTTATATTAGGGACTGAATGTGGTGGGTCTGACCCAACAAGTGGGCTAGCTGCTAATCCGCTAATAGGAGAATTAAGTGATAGACTTGTTGATTTAGGGTCTACTTCAATTTTAAGTGAAACTACTGAATTTATAGGAGCAGAACATATATTAGCTAGAAGAGCAGTAAATGAAGAAGTAAAAGAAAAAATACTACATATAGTACATAGATATGAAAATTCATTAAAATTAGTTGGAGAAGAAGTTAGAGAAGGAAATCCATCTCCTGGAAATATAGCTGGTGGACTTACAAGTTTGGAAGAAAAATCACTAGGCTGTATACACAAAGGTGGGCACAGAGTAATAAGTGAAGTATATGATTATGCAAAGCAAATTGATAAGAAGGGTCTTGTAATAATGGATACACCAGGAAATGATGCCTCATCTGTTGCGGGTATGGTTGCAGGAGGCGCTCAAGTAGTAGTATTTAGTACAGGGAGAGGGACTCCATCAGGAAATCCAATAGCTCCAGTAATAAAAATAACTGGAAATAAAATAACTTTTGCAAATATGGAAGATAATATGGATTTTGATGCTAGTCCAGTTATATATGGACCACAGACAATGGAAGAATTGACAGATGATTTATTAAATCTAGTTGTAGATGTAGCAAATGGTAAGCAATCAAAAGCAGAATCACTTGGATATACTGAAATGGCAATAGCTAGAGTATGTAATTATGTATAAAATATAAGACTTAAAAAAGTATGCACTTAGAATTTTACTAAAGGGTGATAGTATGAAGTTTGTTAGTTTTAGTAGTATAGAAGATACATCTAAAAAGGTAGGAATTCTCTCAAAGGATGAATTGTTTGTTATTGATGTCAATTCCATAAGTCTTAGTAAATTTTTTATAGATGTAAATGATTTAATTCAAGGTATATCTCAGGATGATATTATTAAGTTAAAAAATATTATAAGTGAAGAATCATTTAATAACTATAATGTTTTTAAAAAAGAGGAGTGCACTATACATGTTCCTATAGAAAAGCCAATACACGATATTTTATGTGTAGGAGTAAACTATAAAGAACATCTTGAAGAAACTCAAACTCATTTTGATAGTAGCTTTGAAGAACCTGAGAAAACAGTCTATTTTACAAAACGTGTGACAAAGGCGATAGGTCCAGAAGATGAGATAGATGCTCACTTTGATATAAATAATCAGTTGGATTATGAGGTTGAACTTGGAGTAGTAATAGGTAAAACAGGTGTTAATATAGAAAAAGAAGATGTAGAAGATTATATCTTTGGTTACACTGTGATAAATGATATTTCTGCTAGAAAGTTGCAAAAAGAACATGTTCAATGGTTTAGGGGAAAGGGATTAGATACATTTACATCTTTAGGGCCATGTATCTTACATAAAAGTGCAGTTTCTTTTCCAGTAAAACTTAATGTATATAGTAGAGTAAATGATGAAGAAAGACAAAATTCTAATACAGAGTTATTCATATCAGATATCTCAGATATAATTTCAGAACTTTCAAAAGGGATGACTTTAGAGGCAGGGGATATTATAGCAACTGGAACACCCTCTGGAGTAGGGATGGGCTTTTCTCCTCCTCTATATATGAATAGTGGAGATGTAATTGAATGTGAGATTGAAAGTATTGGAATATTGAAAAATTATGTTAAGTAAATGTTTTATTATATATAATCTTAAAACATAGGCTATAAGCATATTAAATGAACATATCAAAATAAATTTTAGGAGTTTAAATTATGAAAGCAGAATTTTTGACACCAGTTGTTACAATATTTGATGAAGACGGAAATTTAGATAGAGAAGGAAACAAAAAAGTATATGATTACCTTATAGATGGGGGAGTAGATGGTCTAGTTATAATGGGAAGTACTGGAGAGTTCTTTAATATGTCTATGGATATGCAAAAAGAACTTATAGATTTAGTGGTTAATCATGTCGATAAGAGGGTTAAAGTGTTTATAGGTACAAGTCGTATGTGTGCAGATGAGTCTATAGAACTTTCAAATTATGCACATAATAGTGGAGCAGATGGAGTTATGATAATAAGTCCTTATTATTTCTCGCTTGATGATGATAGTATTGAACTTTTTTATAGTAAGATAGCTGAGAACACAGATGCTGAAATATACCTATATAATTATCCAGATAGAACTGGTTATGATTTAAGTCCAGAACTTACATTAAAGCTTGCAAGAAAGCATGAAAACATAGTTGGATATAAAGATACAGTAACTTTAATGGGACATACTAGAGATTTAATAAATACTATGAAAACAGAGTTCCCAAACTTTAAGATATACAGTGGATATGATGAAAATTTTATACACAACTTAATGTCTGGAGGAGCAGGATGTATAGGAGGATTATCAAATCTAATTCCAGAAGTATGTTCTAAATGGGCTGAAGCTTATAATAATAAGGATATGGATAAAGTTATCGAAATTCAAAAATATATTAATAAAGCAATGGATTTTTATTTAATAACAAATCCATTTATACCAGCAATGAAGAAAGCTATGAATATTAGAGGATTAGAAATAAGTGACTACGTAACTGCTCCATTTATAAAACCAGATGAAAATCAAGTATGTAAAATTAAAACTTTGATGGATGAATTAAATATAAACTAAGAAGATAAAGAGGGTTTTAGATTGATTTTTATAGTCATTTTAAGCCCTCTTTTTGAGTGGATATATTAAATCAACCTTGCAAAGTAATTAACAATAAACTACAATTATCTTAATGAAAAATTAAATGTAAATAATACTAGGGTACTATTTTAGTTTAATAGGGAAAGTGATGTAAATTCACTACAGCCCCCGCTACTGTATACGGATACAAAATCAAATCCACTGAGATTCATAATAATTTTGGGAAGGTTGATGGAGGACAGGCCGTGAGTCAGGAGACCTGCCCAGTATTACATAAATACAATTTAGGGTGGAGATTGTAGTTTATAATAAAATGAGATATCAATTCATTTTTTATAAAATTGATATAGAAGCTTCTCCTTTCTAATTTAGGAGAGGTTTTTTATTTTGCTAAAAAGCTATATTTATAAAATTAATTTTAGTAAAATATTTTTTTAAAATATGTGTAGCCACTCATAAAAAATAAAATAATGGAGTGAAAGTGATGAAATTCAAGTCAAATGTTTTAAAGCAGTTTTTTTTAGTTGTAATGGTAATTTTTTTGGCAGGAGGTATTGTAGGTTGTAGCAAAAAAGACAAAACTAATGAACAAGTTAGTAATGGGAAAAAATTAGAATTAAAATATGCAAGTGGATTTAGTGTTGAGAATTTAGAAGATGGAATTAAAAAGGTTGTTGATGGAGATAATAGAGAACTAATTTTGATTCCTAAAAAGATAAAAATACCTGAAAAATACAAGAATGCAAATATAGTTAGAACACCTGTGGATAATGTATTGATAGTATCTACAACACAAGCTTGTTCTTTAAGGACAATAGGTGAGTTAGATAGTATAAAAGCAGTAACAACAGAAGAACAATATTGGACTATCAAAGAAATTAAAAATTTAATGAAGGATGGGAAGATACATTATGTTGGTTCAAATTTAGCACCAGATTATGAAAAAATAGTAGACTTAAATCCTGACTTGACTATAGTGAGTAGTGGTTTATCAGAAGCGGATACAAAATTTATAGATAAATTAGAAAAATTGGGACTTAACTATGTTGTAGATAATGAATATAAGGAACAAAATCCATTTGGAAGAATGGAGTGGACAAGCTTGATAGCTGCATTTTATGATAAAGAGGATATAGCTACTAGTGAATTAGATAAAACAGTACAAAAAATAGAAGAGGTTAGTAAAAAAATAAAAAACAAAAGTAAACCTAAAGTTGTATGGGCATCTGTATATGAAGGGAATGCTTATATAGCACCTAAAAATTCATATGTAGATAATATGATAAACATGGCAGGTGGAATAAATGCTTGTGCTTCAATCGATTCAAATGAAGGGCGAGTAAGTATTGAGCAATTACATGAAGTGGCAAAAGATGCAGATATATTTGTATATTCATCAAGTTCAGATTATGCACCAAACTTAGAGTCTATAAAATCTAGTGCACCAGTGTTATCTGATTTAGATGTTGTCAAAAATGGAAATTTATGGGTGTTTGCTCCGGATTATTATCAATCAGTGGATAAGACAGATGAATTAATAGTGGATTTAGTTGAAATATTTCATCCAGGTACTACAGGTGAAAAGATTAAGCATTATATAAATTATGATAAATAATAAATAAGATTAAATTAACAAGAAAACTTTATAAATTTGAGTTAATCTAGTTTTATTAAGAGGAGTATATAGATGGACTTTACCAATAAAAACAGAATTAAAAAGACTACTATATTTATAACCTTAATTGTAGGTATAATACTTACTTTTTTGATATGTGTAGCATTTGGTTCTGTAAAAATCGAATTTAAAGAAATAATAGATGTTGTATTAAGAGGAATGGATAGTACAGAACACTATAAAATAATTTATAATATAAGGATTCCTAGAGTCCTTGCAACTATGGTGGGAGGTGCATGTTTAGCAGTATCTGGTATTTTACTACAGATATTTTTTAAAAACCCAATAGTTGAACCATATATATTAGGGGTGTCTTCAGGAGCGACTTTATCAGTAGCACTTATGATTTTAGGAGGATATACATTAGGATTTGAAAGTATAAATTCAATGAGTATATTTATAGCAGCATTTGTAGGAGCTTTAATTGTAATGTCTATAGTTATTCTATTTGCCAGCAAAGTAAAAAATATAACAACACTTTTGGTGATAGGAATTATGACTGGCTATGTATGTAGTGGAATTACAAATATATTACAATCATTTGCAAATAATGAAAAATTGAAGGAATTTACTATGTGGTCTATGGGTAGTTTTTCCGGATTTACATGGGAAAAAGTAGAAATACTTATGATAGTTGGGATATTAGGTCTTTTGATGACTATATTCATAATAAAACCTTTAAATGCTTTTTTACTAGGAGAAGAATATGCAAAGAGTATTGGTGTAAATATAAAATTTTTTAGATTTTTGGTAGTATTTATATCTAGTATACTAGCGGCAATAGTATCAGCATTTGCAGGTCCTATAGGATTTATTGGTCTTGCAGTACCACAAATCTCAAAATTGATATTTAAAACATCAGACAATAGAGTATTGATACCAGTAGTAATTCTTTTAGGAAGTATAGTTACAGCTCTTTGTGATTTAGTATCCAGAGTAATTTTGTCACCAATAGAATTACCAATAAGTGCAATAACTTCATTATTAGGTGCTCCAATTGTAATAATGTTATTGATGAAAAGGAAGGATAGGGCTTAGACATGTTGAAAACTAACAATTTAAGTGTTGGATATGATAAAAAAGTGGTTGTAAGTGATATAAACATAGAGGTGAAAAAAGGAGAAATATTATGTCTTTTGGGAAGCAATGGAGCTGGGAAAACTACTATATTAAGGTCTCTATCTAAACTTATAACACCGATAAAAGGTGAAATATATTTAAACGATATGGATATAAGGCATATATCCAGAAAGACATTGTCTAAAATGATGGCTTTAGTACTTACAAATAGATTATTAGGAGATTTAATGACTGTACAAGATGTAGTT
This region includes:
- a CDS encoding SH3 domain-containing protein → MRGWVCVKLFKINIKKYRAPIYKYALVNVNLRSAKSTSSSIITVIPKGSKLEVLDEEDDWIKVIYNFQEGYVYSDLISVSEYAWSNLNLREDKSTTSTIITVIPEKSRVEVLQVEGDWSKVIYDDKTGYVFNYFLSSDGNKPNELDYKYFYTDMTKFVNENNIKSTSDYLITTDLKNKYTYIFKKDNGGWGQLYKWECTIGKPETPTITGIFYISGRKPSFGTDEYSVKYATRIKGGYYYHSVLYNSTGSYIIDARLGEALSHGCIRLSTENAKWIYDNIPDTTTVIIH
- a CDS encoding iron-containing alcohol dehydrogenase gives rise to the protein MSIYYVPPINLLGKGCLIESKDSIKSLGTKKAFIVSDKFLTSNGTVKKVTDMLSQIGVNFAIYDEVKPNPTVTNVNNGLEILKSENCDFVITIGGGSPQDCGKAISILATNGGDIRDYEGVNKTSKKCLPIVAITTTAGTSAEVTINYVITDEDRHVKMIMVDTNALATMTVNDPELMISKPANLTAATGMDALTHAIEAVVANGAYDVTDSTALYSIKQIFEYLPRAVKDGNDIDAREQMCYACFLNGIAFSNAGLGNVHAMAHQLGGLYDLPHGVCNAMLLPIVEEENAKSAPSKFRPIAEIIGMNIHGKSDKECVDFVIDKIKALSEEVGIPKSLKDVGVDNPNFELLAENSMKDACAGANPVFFDKDKIIELFKKIS
- a CDS encoding IclR family transcriptional regulator, which translates into the protein MTSDNHRPTARILDILEALAESENGYTLTEIADAINAPKSSIFPIVHTLNARKYITIDKNTSKYSIGIRSYTLGSSFFEKRTIFNYIIDEMTNIVNSCSETCQLGILDNNEVLYIGKVDSPEPIRLISYVGKKIPANCTGLGKALLCDFDKEKLINLYPDGLKGFTKKSITDFDILYDQLLEVRETQIASECEESMEYLKCLAVPIRKNGCIRAAVSVTLPLFRSSEEKIELIKKLLLNAQKNIQSMMEERNEDIIIN
- a CDS encoding 2-keto-3-deoxygluconate permease, with the translated sequence MIMDFIKKIPAGMMIVPMFIAAFINTFCPDIVQIGSFTTAVFSSVGSATIIGVQLVCLGTQLQFKEMPKVLKRGGILLGSKFAIGALIGILIGKLFGMDGVLGLTTLAVISAVTNSNGSIYLSLMTSYGDETDCATMSLLTLNDGPFFTLIALGTSGLANVPLMSLLAAIVPILVGMIIGNFDKKMKEFLEPGCNLLVPFVGFALGSSINLASILKGGLSGVLLGLISVFVGGIFIVFCDRFIGKRPGYAGWAVATTAGNAIAVPAAVALVDPTWQPYVATATTQVAAAVVVTAILVPLITSWWAKKYGCPKFPKQKDDGTIVA
- a CDS encoding UxaA family hydrolase, which translates into the protein MINAVIIDEKDNVAVAIEAISKNSEINFKLKDKTIKTITALDDITIYHKLAIKDMAEGDKVTKYGEHIGEANQEIKIGQHVHIHNVKSVREDLDKQIVSNI
- a CDS encoding UxaA family hydrolase; amino-acid sequence: MKFYGYKRPDGRVGIRNHILILPTSVCASDTTRIIASQVQGAVTFNNQNGCSQVSSDQQLTMDVMAGYAANPNVYGVIVVSLGCENCQNDLVVDAIKERTNKPIKTLVIQEEHGTLKTIEKAVRCAREMAQEASILRKEEFPISELILGTECGGSDPTSGLAANPLIGELSDRLVDLGSTSILSETTEFIGAEHILARRAVNEEVKEKILHIVHRYENSLKLVGEEVREGNPSPGNIAGGLTSLEEKSLGCIHKGGHRVISEVYDYAKQIDKKGLVIMDTPGNDASSVAGMVAGGAQVVVFSTGRGTPSGNPIAPVIKITGNKITFANMEDNMDFDASPVIYGPQTMEELTDDLLNLVVDVANGKQSKAESLGYTEMAIARVCNYV
- a CDS encoding fumarylacetoacetate hydrolase family protein — protein: MKFVSFSSIEDTSKKVGILSKDELFVIDVNSISLSKFFIDVNDLIQGISQDDIIKLKNIISEESFNNYNVFKKEECTIHVPIEKPIHDILCVGVNYKEHLEETQTHFDSSFEEPEKTVYFTKRVTKAIGPEDEIDAHFDINNQLDYEVELGVVIGKTGVNIEKEDVEDYIFGYTVINDISARKLQKEHVQWFRGKGLDTFTSLGPCILHKSAVSFPVKLNVYSRVNDEERQNSNTELFISDISDIISELSKGMTLEAGDIIATGTPSGVGMGFSPPLYMNSGDVIECEIESIGILKNYVK
- a CDS encoding dihydrodipicolinate synthase family protein; this translates as MKAEFLTPVVTIFDEDGNLDREGNKKVYDYLIDGGVDGLVIMGSTGEFFNMSMDMQKELIDLVVNHVDKRVKVFIGTSRMCADESIELSNYAHNSGADGVMIISPYYFSLDDDSIELFYSKIAENTDAEIYLYNYPDRTGYDLSPELTLKLARKHENIVGYKDTVTLMGHTRDLINTMKTEFPNFKIYSGYDENFIHNLMSGGAGCIGGLSNLIPEVCSKWAEAYNNKDMDKVIEIQKYINKAMDFYLITNPFIPAMKKAMNIRGLEISDYVTAPFIKPDENQVCKIKTLMDELNIN
- a CDS encoding ABC transporter substrate-binding protein; this encodes MKFKSNVLKQFFLVVMVIFLAGGIVGCSKKDKTNEQVSNGKKLELKYASGFSVENLEDGIKKVVDGDNRELILIPKKIKIPEKYKNANIVRTPVDNVLIVSTTQACSLRTIGELDSIKAVTTEEQYWTIKEIKNLMKDGKIHYVGSNLAPDYEKIVDLNPDLTIVSSGLSEADTKFIDKLEKLGLNYVVDNEYKEQNPFGRMEWTSLIAAFYDKEDIATSELDKTVQKIEEVSKKIKNKSKPKVVWASVYEGNAYIAPKNSYVDNMINMAGGINACASIDSNEGRVSIEQLHEVAKDADIFVYSSSSDYAPNLESIKSSAPVLSDLDVVKNGNLWVFAPDYYQSVDKTDELIVDLVEIFHPGTTGEKIKHYINYDK
- a CDS encoding iron ABC transporter permease — translated: MDFTNKNRIKKTTIFITLIVGIILTFLICVAFGSVKIEFKEIIDVVLRGMDSTEHYKIIYNIRIPRVLATMVGGACLAVSGILLQIFFKNPIVEPYILGVSSGATLSVALMILGGYTLGFESINSMSIFIAAFVGALIVMSIVILFASKVKNITTLLVIGIMTGYVCSGITNILQSFANNEKLKEFTMWSMGSFSGFTWEKVEILMIVGILGLLMTIFIIKPLNAFLLGEEYAKSIGVNIKFFRFLVVFISSILAAIVSAFAGPIGFIGLAVPQISKLIFKTSDNRVLIPVVILLGSIVTALCDLVSRVILSPIELPISAITSLLGAPIVIMLLMKRKDRA